One Catalinimonas alkaloidigena DNA window includes the following coding sequences:
- a CDS encoding trypsin-like peptidase domain-containing protein has translation MKRTLFTILLAFVAGLAGAFTYQRWFVPPAPTGLVQTVSQTDEAPLLRAHPLSANPTAAISAHLSEDFVRASAVSTPSVVYIKNTSAPQAVSWFDQFFGGASGQRVSSGSGVIFSADGYIITNNHVVDDAASLEVIHDERSYAARVVGTDPSTDLAVLKIETNGLPAIKIAASRQVQVGEWVLAVGNPFNLTSTVTAGIVSAKGRNINIVNSRFPIESFIQTDAAINPGNSGGALVNAQGELIGINTAIYSQTGSYTGYGFAVPSDIVTKVVGDLIEYGEVQKAYLGADVLDVTPELANRIGLDNFAGVVISYLQPDGAADKAGLQQGDVILKINGLTVHGKGTYDEEMSYFNPGDRVRLTYRRDNKLREAELVLTNREGTTELLRREIYNSELLGADLEVVSKVERDRMGIANGVRVLGVQRGILNQMNLRSGFVITAINRQAVTKPQDVERLLSQARGKTIIEGVNEKGVKGYYSFYL, from the coding sequence ATGAAACGAACCCTATTCACCATACTTCTTGCTTTTGTGGCCGGGCTGGCCGGCGCGTTCACGTACCAACGGTGGTTTGTGCCTCCGGCGCCGACCGGCCTGGTGCAGACGGTCAGCCAAACGGACGAAGCGCCCCTGTTGCGTGCGCATCCCTTATCTGCCAACCCCACTGCCGCCATCTCGGCTCACCTGAGCGAAGACTTTGTGCGTGCTTCGGCCGTGAGCACGCCCAGCGTCGTTTACATCAAGAATACGTCGGCCCCGCAGGCAGTCAGCTGGTTCGATCAGTTTTTCGGTGGAGCTTCCGGGCAGCGCGTGAGTTCCGGTTCAGGGGTTATTTTTTCGGCCGACGGCTACATCATCACCAACAACCACGTGGTGGACGATGCCGCTTCGCTGGAAGTTATTCACGATGAGCGTTCATATGCCGCACGGGTGGTCGGGACCGATCCTTCGACCGATTTGGCGGTGCTGAAAATCGAGACGAACGGACTTCCCGCCATCAAGATTGCCGCTTCGCGCCAGGTGCAGGTCGGCGAGTGGGTACTGGCGGTGGGCAATCCGTTTAACCTGACCTCTACGGTGACGGCGGGTATTGTGAGTGCGAAAGGGCGCAACATCAACATCGTCAACAGTCGCTTCCCCATCGAATCTTTTATTCAAACCGATGCGGCGATCAACCCGGGCAATTCGGGCGGTGCGCTGGTGAACGCCCAGGGGGAGTTGATCGGCATCAATACGGCGATTTACTCCCAAACCGGCTCGTACACCGGGTATGGTTTTGCCGTTCCGTCCGACATTGTCACCAAGGTAGTGGGGGATTTGATTGAATACGGCGAGGTGCAGAAAGCCTACCTGGGTGCTGACGTGCTGGACGTGACGCCCGAACTAGCCAATCGGATTGGACTCGACAACTTTGCCGGCGTGGTAATCTCGTACCTGCAACCGGACGGCGCGGCCGATAAAGCGGGACTGCAGCAAGGAGACGTCATCTTAAAAATCAACGGCCTGACGGTGCACGGCAAAGGCACCTACGATGAAGAGATGAGCTACTTCAACCCCGGCGACCGGGTACGCCTGACCTACCGCCGCGACAACAAACTGCGCGAAGCCGAGTTGGTGCTCACCAACCGCGAAGGCACTACGGAACTACTGCGCCGCGAAATTTACAACTCAGAACTTCTGGGTGCCGATCTGGAAGTGGTGTCGAAAGTAGAGCGCGACCGGATGGGCATTGCCAACGGCGTGCGCGTGCTTGGCGTGCAACGCGGCATTCTGAACCAGATGAATCTGCGTAGTGGGTTTGTCATCACCGCCATCAACCGCCAGGCCGTTACCAAACCGCAGGATGTGGAACGACTCCTGTCACAGGCCCGCGGCAAAACCATCATCGAAGGCGTTAACGAAAAAGGCGTTAAAGGCTACTATTCGTTCTATCTCTGA